TCTACTCCTAGGAGCTCTGCACAGAAGGGCCCTGTGAGTCAGGTTCTGGGAGAGATGCAGCCCTGATGtgccctctctgccctccaggcAAGATCGACATGGTCAAGTCCAAGTGGGGGCTGGCTCTGGCTGCCGTGGTCACAGTGCTCAGCTCGCTGCTCATGTCTGTGGGGCTCTGCACACTCTTCGGCCTGACACCCACCCTCAACGGCGGGTAGGTCCCCACTAGGCTCCGCTGAGCTTCAGGGAGTACCCTCAGGCTGGAGAGCCCCTGGGCTTGCCGTTACCCTATATCTTCACGTTGTTATTTTGACATTTAAGAGGTACACTTTTTACCTTTGAGTTACTGGGCTTGTATTCATATACATGTAGATgtagtatatctatatatacatataacatatataggcatgtgtgtgtacatacatgtgtgtgtatgtggaacgtgtatgtgtatataagtgtgtatgcatatgtatacccttgtattgcatgtgtgtgtgtatataggtgTCTGTGTGTtcacatattacatatattccATCCTACTCCTTGATGGCTTAAGGCACACAtgggttttccctttttttttttttttttactattaaaacatttaagtGACTAATAGAATAGGTCATTTCagagtaagtttttaaaagaccATAAGCACAGGGGCACCCAGGcggctcagacagttgagtgagcgactcttgattttggctcaggtcgtgatctcatagtttgaaCCTTGCataagctctgcactgtcagtgtggggcctgtttgggattctctgtctccctctctctcggttgttcccctgcttgcgctagcatgcactctctgtctctctgtctctatcaaaaatagatggataggggcgcctgggtggctcagtcggttaagcgtccgacttcagctcaggtcacgatctcgcggtccgtgagttcaagccccgcatcgggctctgggctgatggctcagagcctgcagcctgtttcagcttctgtgtctccctctctctgcccctcccccgttcatgctctgtctctctctgtctcaaaaataaataaatgttaaaaaaaaaatttttttttaaatagatggataaacgtcattaaaaaaaaaaaaagacacaagcaCACTTGAATTTGCCGCCTTTCCAAtgatatttgctttcttttgtccTTTATCTCCCAGTCGGCTGGAAGCCCTGTCTCCTAGGCCCCGCCCACCTGTCTGTTAGTGGTCACTGActggctgtcccctccctggcttgtcAGGCCAGTTGCAGGAGCAGCAATGTTGTGTTCTCTGTTACTTCCCTTACTCGTAGAACACTTGCTTCCTTTCCTGAACCTGATGCTAACACCCCTCCCCCGTGGCTGGCTGCTGTGCCAGAGCCTCCTCAGAGCCCTCATTTCCACTGCCCCACAGCAGAGGTCCCATGAGGCACACACCTCAACTGGTGCGCCCTGTTCATCTCCAGTGATGTGAGCCTGTGGTACCAGAGAGCTTAGTAGTTTTCTTTAGGACCAGTTCTCCAAACAGTCTCTCCAGAGCCGAGCAGGGCTTGGAGCTCCTCTCATTCCGCTTCCACTTAGTCCCGATGGCTTGGCCTGCAATGCTGCCGAGGGGTCCCGGTCACGGTCCTTTCCTCTGGCCAGCAGAGTCCTGTGTGGGAGAAGGCTGCTCCGACAGCTGGGGGCTCCTCTGGCCCTCCTTCCACTGTGCTGCATAGTCGGAGGCAGGGATGCTTGCCGGCCTGAAAGCCGAGAACTGGGCAGGCAGAGGCCCTATGTAGCACAGCGGGGGAGTCTAGGGTTTCTGCTCTGTGCTTCTGGAAGTCACTCAGCTGCCTCTCACTACAGGCTTCAAACCCCACAGCCTTCCTGGGGCCCAAACCTGTTGAGAACCAGCCTGTGTTGGGGGCCCTTCTCAGCACtgtcctcaccctctccctctctgtcctcagagaGATTTTCCCCTACCTTGTGGTGGTTATTGGGTTAGAGAACGTGTTGGTGCTCACCAAGTCCGTGGTCTCGACCCCAGTGGACCTCGAGGTGAAGCTGCGCATTGCCCAAGGTAACACGGCTGGCTGTGGGGGTGCGCCAGGGCGGGCGGGCGGTCTGTCTGTGCTGGGCTTCCTCCTGCGGGGGAGATGGGGAGCCCCAGAAGTCACCCTTGCTCTGCCCTCTAGTGTAATCTGGTGTGGGCCACCAGGCCTTGGCAGCTTGTTAGCGTGTGCCCTGAGGAACCAAAGAGTCGCTGGACTTTACCGTGTCCTGGTTCACATGTCAGTAAGAACACAAACTGGACTCTGCTGCGGGACTCGTGTGTTCAGTGGCCCTTTGTCCAGACTGGTACCCGGTGCTTTCTCTCCCCGCCACACTCCACCACACTAGGTCCAGGCTTCTGTGGCTGCTCACTTCAGAGACGCTGTCTCCACAACTGCCAGAAAAGGCCCCGTGGACTCagtgccaggagctggggatcGGGGTTCTGAGGAAAGTGGGCAGGGAGCCTAGGCCTGAAGGTCTGAAGTGTTGCACTTCCTCCTCCGGACCCCAGGTCTGTGGGAACAAGGCCGAGGGCAGACTGTTTATTCATTCGAGGAACCTTCGTGAGCTCCTGTGAGAGGCCAGGCCCTGCACTAGATGGGGAGCTCTGAGGATGTGAGGGGACATGGCGCCTTTCCCACCAGGGGCTCGCTATGGGGGAAGGGCTGGAGGAAGAACAGCTGGCACTTCCATTGCTCGGGCCTCTGCCACGTGTGGGCAGGCACACTCACACCATGCCCGTGGAGGCCGGCTGTGCCAGAGTGGGTGGCACTGCTCACCTTGgcaccctgcctctccctgcctctgtgccccCCTCGGCCCCTTCTTCATGGCGACTGTGCAGTGACGGCAGCACCTGGAGCCTGGGCCCCGGCAGCGTTCCGAGCCAGGGGCGCCGTGGTGGAGTCGCCGCCTCAGAAGGCTGGGTGCCCTCCCCGTGCCTCTCCCCTCTGAGGAAGCACAAGGTTGTGCGCAGACATGTGCTGGCCCCAAGGCCCTGTTGTTGTCCTCTGCAGGCCTAAGCAGTGAGAGCTGGTCCATCATGAAGAACATGGCCACGGAGCTGGGCATCATCCTCATTGGCTACTTCACCCTGGTGCCCGCCATCCAGGTAAGGCCCCAGGGCCCGCCACTCGGGTGAGCGCAGAAGCAGTTGACCAGTTCCCCCAGCTGTGCAGCTCTGTGCAGGGTGCACCCTTCTCAACACAGGCACCCTCACCTGGGAGATGGGACCTCTCTGCTGCCGGGATGGTGGTTCTGTGCACAGTGCTCCTGGCAGCCCTGGTTCAGAGGTTCTCAGCCCAGTTCCAGTCAcacctgtttctcttttctcaggcAGAAACATCGTGGGGTCCCTGAATCTGTGCCCTCCTCTTTCCTAGGCTTAGCCCTGACCCCCATATGTGGCCTCCAGACACATGGCCACCACCCATTGCTCAGAGTGGCTCCTGCTCTTGGCCAAGTGCCTCACTCAGCTGTGGGGCTGTGAGCAGGTGGAGGAGGACCTCCACTGAGCCAGAACCCAGACTCGATGACCGTTGCTTGAGGGGTTGACGGAAGGCAGTGATgtcctccctgtccttccccaacGCTGGTGGGCCTACTGAGTTGTGGGGGTGAGCAGAGAACAGAGGGCTGCAGGCTTTTACCCAGAGGGCATCTGCAGGACATATTGCCATCTTGACATAGGAGCAGACTTGGCCACTGTGCCACCACGGGCTAgatccctcctctgccccccagaTTCGAATGGCAGCTGTGGTGAAGGGCAGGGGAAGAAGGCTGAAATGTGAGCAGAGTTTGGGGAGCAGAGAGACTACCTTTATTCAGTTTCAGGGCAGAAATTAATTCCCTCCTGTCCTCTCGCCCACTTTGGTCCCTTGCAGTCACTGGCCAGGAAGCTTTCTGAGAGTCCTGATGATGGGTCAGGCCTGGGCTCCAGGCAGGTGTTGGTCATAGCATTTGAGCAGGGCCAGGGGGTTAGTGGGGGGGGACTTTTTGGGGGGCAGGCTGGTGGGGCTCAGAGCTTTCAAGATTGGATCAGGCCCTCCTCTCTCGGGGGATGGAAGATGTAGGGAGAGCTCACACCCTTCAGCCTTCTGTGCATAAAGGTGCATGGGgtctctgctgccccctggtggggCAGTGGGAGCAGCTGGCACTGTCCCTCCTTGGCCACTCCCAGACTCAGAACTTAGCAGCATCTCTTTTTTGCTGTGCTCTGCCTGCCACTGCCTTGCAGATTCTGAGGTGCCTGCAAGCAGGGAGCTGCTTCTCCAGTGCTAGGCCATGATGTCATCGTGTCTCCTCATCTCTGATTCCAGGAGTTCTGTCTCTTTGCTGTTGTGGGCCTGGTGTCAGACTTCTTCCTTCAGATGCTGTTTTTCACCACTGTCCTGTCCATTGACATTCGCCGAATGGAGGTAGGAGTGGGCTGTGCCCTGCCCCACCAGCCTCCCCCCTGGCCCTCGCCATGCTCAGGGCTTGGGGTGAGAGCAGTGTGGGCTTTGGTCAGGGGCAGTCCCCCGCCTCCCGTGCAGCCTTGAGCCCTGACTACCGTGCCCCCAACAGCTAGCAGACCTGAACAAGCGGTTGCCCTCTGAGGCCTGCCTGCCCCCAGCAAAGCCAGTGGGGCGGCCTGCACGCTTTGAGCGTCAGCTGGCTGTGCGGCCGTCCACACCCCACACCATCACACTGCAACCGTCGTCCTTCCGAAACCTGCGGCTCCCGAAGAGGCTGCGTGTCATCTACTTCCTGGCCCGCACTCGCCTGGCACAGCGCCTTATCATGGTACCTGCCACCGCTGCCCTGCCCTTCGAGGGCCAGCACTCAGTTCCCTCCAGACTCTTGCACTTTGCCTTGGAGGTGGGGGGTGCTCCTTAGGCCATCATGGCCCCATGAAGCCTGGCTTTGGGAGGCTGCCCACCGTACCTTCCTGGCCAGACCCTGGTGGCTTCTGAGGTGAAGCCTATCTCTGGGAGAAGCAGCCCCGGGGGCGTCAAGTAGAAGAGTCATCATCTCCCAAGAGGGACCCAGGACAGGAGCCTGGTAGGGCGGAACCACCATGGTTGGAACTACCATGGTTCCCTGAGCAGGGTTCCCCTGCTACATAGTGTGCGGGCATCAGAAAATTCTGGCCCAAATAATTCACTGGCTGGACTGGGGAGCAGCAGAGGAGCAGGGCTGGCCGTTGGCCAGCCGTGGTGCCCCCATGGAGCTACAGTGAGAGGGAGCAGGACTGAGGTCCTCTGAGGATGGGCGCACCCATAAGTGTCTCTGGAACAGGTCAGCCAGCCCGTCCTTCTTGCTGTGCTGACCGTGGGAATGGTGGCCACTTTTTGATATGGAGGTTGGGGAAGTTCTTAGGATGCTCTTTGTATTTCTAGGCCAGGAAACCCAAACCGTGACCATGGAAAGGGAACTAGGTCCCTTTAATGGCATTTGGCCCAGGTGGTAGTGAAGGACATGACCAGgcagaagggaagacagattGGGGCCTGtgtcctctccccatccccagacGTGAGGTCCCTGTGCTACTGCTTCCTGGCACGAGGGCCAACGCTGCCGGGGCTCGGGGCCACCCAGAGGCCACACTAAGCACCCACTGCCCCCTGTAGGCTGGCACGGTTGTCTGGATCGGCATCCTGGTGTACACGGACCCGGCAGGGCTGCGTACCTACCTTGCCGCGCAGGTGACAGAACAGAGCCCGCTGGGCGAGGGCGCCCTGACTCCCATGCCCGTGCCTAGCGGCGTGCTGCCTGCCAGCCACCCGGACCCTGCCTTCTCCATCTTCCCCGCTGATGCCCCTAAGTTGTCTGAAAACCAGACGTTGCTGGGAGAGCCACCCGAGCCTGGGGGTCCAGCAGAGGGCGCCCAGGACAGCCCAGTGCCAGAGGTAACCTGGGGGCCTGAGGATGAGGAACTTTGGAGGAAACTCTCCTTCCGCCACTGGCCTACGCTCTTCAGCTACTACAACATCACCCTGGCCAAGAGGTGAGCTGGGCTGTGCCAGGTGCCACCTCCCCACTCGGTGTCAGCTCATCCGCTCCAGAGGGGGAGACCCACcagtttgaattctgtgtttcctttcagAAAAACAGCATAGGGTTGTGAGGTAGGAACTAGGGCTCGAGTCAGCAGCCTTGCGCTGCGCTCCAGGGAGTCCCAGGCGGCTGCCAGCCCCTGGGCTGGAATGAGATCGACTCGCGCGGGCTTTCGCCCGCTCTGTGCCACGATGGGCGGTGGGGGCGCCCGGCATTCGGTGGCGGCCGTATGGGTACTGCTGCCTGTACCAGAGCAGGGTTGGGTGCCCTGAGCTGGGCCGGGAGGGACAGGACTCTGTACCGCCCCCAACCACCCAAGACCGTCCCCAGAGGGTGGGCTTGGAGTCCGGCAGGTTGAGCCAGTCCGCCTGGCAAGCGGGGAAGGGCCCTTCTGAAGGCACCCCGCCGaccgcgcccccctcccccgccctcccccaggtACATCAGCCTGCTGCCCGTCATCCCGGTCACGCTGCGCCTCAACCCCAGGGAGGCCCTGGAGGGGCGGCACCCTCAGGACGGCCGCAGCGCCTGGCCCCCGCGGCGGCCCGGGCTGGGTGGGCCCTGGGAGGCCGGTCCCAGGGCGCCGGGGACGGCGCAGGCCCACGGGGACGTCACCCTGTACAAGTAAGGCCCGCGAGGGGGGGTGGCCGGCGGGGGCCGGCGGCGCGCCTAACCGCGCTCCCGCCCGCGCAGGGTGGCGGCGCTCGGCCTGGCGGCCGGCATGGTGCTCGTGCTGTTGCTGCTCTGCCTCTACCGCGTGCTCTGCCCGCGCAACTACGGGCAGCCCGGCAGCGGGCCCGgccggcggcggcgcggggagcTGCCCTGCGACGACTACGGCTACGCGCCGCCGGAGACGGAGATTGTGCCGCTGGTGCTGCGCGGGCACCTCATGGTGAGTGGGgcgggccggggggcggggccgggggcggggccaggtTCTGCCCATGCCCACGTGCCCCGTCCCCTCAGGACATCGAGTGTCTGGCCAGCGACGGCATGCTGCTGGTGAGCTGCTGCCTGGCGGGCCACGTCTGTGTGTGGGACGCGCAGACCGGGGACTGCCTGACGCGCATCCCGCGCCCGGGGTAGGTGCCCGGCCCCACCCgtgccccaccctcctcccacactccctGCCCGTCACCCCCTTCCGTCCTCACTCCGTCAtcccggcccccccacccccgacaggCAGCGCCGCGACAGTGGCGTTGGCAGCGCGTTCGAGGCTCAGGAGAGCTGGGAACGGCTGTCCGACAGCGGGAAGGGGGGCCCGGAGGAGCCGGGGGACAGCCCTCCTCTGCGGCACCGCCCCCGGGGCCCTCCGCCGCCCGCCCTCTTCGGGGACCAGCCAGACCTCACCTGCCTGATCGACACCAACTTCTCGGCGCAGCCTAGGCTCTTGGAACCCGCGCAGCCCGAACCCCGGCACCGGGCCGGCTGCAGCCGTGCTCGTGACGGCCCGGGCTATGACTTCAGCCGCCTGGTGCAGCGCGTGTACCAGGAGGATGGCTTGGCGCCGGGGCCCGCGCCAGCCCTGCGCCCGCCCTCCCCTGGGCCCGGGCTGCCCCTGACCCCCGAGGAGGAGGGGGTCTGTCCTCCCGAGAAGGGCTCCCCGTCCCTGGCCTGGGCTCCCAGCGCAGACGGCTCCATCTGGAGCTTGGAGCTGCAGGGCAGCCTTATCGTGGTGGGGCGGAGCAGCGGCCgcctggaggtgggcagggaccCCGGGAGTGGGCAGAGGGCAGTCCCCACGCGGCTTTGAGGGCCTCCCCGGCCCACAGGTGCTCACTGCCTCTGGGCCTGCAGGTGTGGGACGCCATCGAGGGCACGCTGCGCTGCAGCAGTGAGGAGGTGTCCTCGGGTATCACTGCCCTCGTCTTCCTAGACAAGAGGTGAGAGCACTGGGCTGCTTGCCCTGTCCCTAGATGTTCCCTTCCTCGTCCCTTCCCGGTACTCAGCCCCACATCTGTGAACAGGGGGTAAACCACACAGTGGGAGGTGACCACTAAAGCCCTCAGAATAGGCCCTTGACCACTGTGACAGCATGCAAGAGGGAAACCAGAGTTTTCTTTCCCCCATTAGCCTATCACTGCTGACCTGATCCGGTCTTGGCTGCATTTTCAGTGGCAgaaaaatgctttttcagcaGAAGTTTTGTGTGAAAACTTCCCTTCCTGGTTGGTGCTGGACACCTCCCTCGCCTCCTTCCTTGGCATGCCTGTTGGCTGTGGGTGCTCCCTGGACTCCACCTGCTCATACTGCCTGCGGGCCCGGCCACCAGAGCTTTTGCTCCCTGTTCTGGGCTGATAAACCCAGGTCTCGCTGCGACCAGATGCCTCCTCAGCACTTCACCTGTCCGTCCATGCTGGCCCTGCCCTCCGGGGTCCCTGACATCTAAGCTAGAGCCGGAGCCTTTTTCTTCTCAGGGCCAGGGCACCCATTGCCCTTAGCGCTCAGGTTCTGGTggctgctgttgttatttttgcCCTGTTAGGCTGTGCTTGCAAAGGCCATGGCTGATACCCTCCCCTCCAGCCTGGCCAAGTTCTTTGGGTCCCTTCACACTTGTAAATTCTTCCCCGCTGTTTGTTTCATCAGGTTTAGGGAAGGCCCCCAGGTCTCAGCCGAGCCCTCTGACACGATACTTTTGCAGGCTTTGGCTCAGGCCCTTCAAAGTCAGGGCTTGTAGGCCTTTTGCTAGAGTAagattttagttgttttttttttactttttttttttttttaagtttatttttgagagcgacagagacccagagctcgagcaggggaggggcagagagagagggagacagaatctgaaggaggctgcagactctgagctgtcagcatgggactcagacgctcaaccaagtgagccgcccctattttgttttttaaaaatttttaatacttatttttgagagacagcaaataggggaggggcagagggagaggctgaCAGAGAACCCGATGAAggagctccaacccacaaaccaggagatcatgacctgagccaaagtcatgctcaaccaactgagcaagattttttttttttttttaatgtttttatttttgagacagagcatgagcaggggaggggcagagagatggggagacacagaatgtgaagcgggctgcaggctctgagctgtcagcacagagctcgatgcggggctcgaactcactagctgtgagatcgtgacctgagctgaagtcggacgctcaatcaaGATTTTAAACTCCTGGAGTTTAAAATCCAACCCCTGGAGTAAGATTTTAAACTCCACTCACTTTGAGGTTTTGGGGCCACTGGGCAAATGCCCCCGCCTCTGCTTAGGAATTCCTGGGCTGtgaagaaaatcttttctttgtgaaaaagGAAGCAGAGTGGGTGGTACTTGGACCGAAGCTGCCTTAAGAGGGGACGCCCAGCAGCACCGCCTGTGGCTCCGACACACAGCCTCCCCGTGGGGCTGATTTCCCCTCCTCAGAAGCCCCTCCGTGAGCTCCAGGCCGTGGAGGGGAGCCCCACCCAGCACatgcttgtttttttaacttccagTCTCACATGATGTTCTCCAGGTACCACCTCACACACTACCCCTCGTGACTACCCTGTAAGGTGGGCagttgtccccatttcacagatgaagagactgagacacagaacaGAATTGTAACCTGGGTCCCTCGGCTTCAGCATGTTCCCCAGCCCCTGCACTTGCCTCTTGGCCACGGTCCCTACATCTGGTGGAGTTGACCTGGCGGGTGCCCACAGTGCTCGGCCCCGGACCTGGGCGTTCTGAGGGAGAGCCATCAGCAGCCACTCTTTTCCAGGATCGTGGCTGCCCGGCTCAACGGTTCCCTCGATTTCTTCTCCTTGGAGACCGGCACTGCCCTCAGCCCCCTGCAGTTCCGAGGTCAGAGGGCCCAGGCTGGGTGGCTGAGTGCGTGCACCTGGCGGGCGGAGTGTGGTGGCTGCCTGCACCGTGTCTTCTCGGAGATCCCTTACTGGGCCTGTCGTCCTCAGGGCGGAGCAGTTCCCCCGCATCCCCTGTGTACAGCAGCAGTGACACGGTAACGTGTCGCCTGACCCACACCGTGCCCTGTGCACACCAGAAACCCATCACGGCCCTGAAGGCAGCAGCTGGGCGCCTCGTGACTGGGAGTCAAGACCACACGCTGAGAGTGAGTCGGCTCCATCTCTTGGGTGCCGGGTGGCCTGCCACAGGTGATGGGGGGGCATTCGGGGGTCAGCCAGGGAGGGGATGCAGGAGGGACTTCCTGGCCCACATGTAATTGGGAAAACGCCAGAGGTCAGAACCTGATGCCCGTCCCTGCCCCAGGTGTTCCGTCTGGAGGACTCGTGTTGCCTCTTCACCCTGCAGGGCCACTCGGGGGCCATCACGACTGTGTACATTGATCAGGTGAGGGGGCCGTGTGTGGGGTGCAGGGATACAAAGCCATGGGTTTTGTTTCTGACTCTCAGCAGCTGGCCCTCAGAACCTTCTGGGAAGCAGTGAGGATCTCTACTCCCAGGGCACCGGGACACCCTTGGGTCCAAAGGTGTTCCACCGGTGACCCGGCTCCCTTGGGCCTATTCCTTTAGACCATGGTGCTGGCCAGTGGAGGACAAGATGGGGCCATCTGCCTGTGGGATGTACTGACTGGCAGCCGGGTCAGCCACATGTTCGCTCACCGTGGGGATGTCACCTCCCTCACCTGCACCACCTCCTGCGTCATCAGTAGTGGTCTGGATGACCTCATCAGCATCTGGGACCGTAGCACAGGCATCAAGCTCTATTCCATTCAGCAGGTGGGCACACTGGGGGCCACAGGACTGTTGGTATTGTAGAGAGGGATTCAAGACACTGAGTCATCCTGTCTTTGCCTCTAGGACCTGGGCTGTGGAGCAAGCTTGGGTGTCATCTCTGACAACTTGCTGGTGACTGGCGGCCAGGGCTGTGTCTCCTTTTGGGACCTAAACTACGGGGACCTGTTACAGACTGTCTACCTGGGGAAGAACAGTGAGGCCCAGCCCACCCGCCAGATCCTGGTGCTGGACAATGCCGCCATCGTCTGCAACTTTGGCAGCGAGCTCAGCCTGGTATATGTACCCTCCGTGCTGGAGAAGCTGGACTgaggcagggtggagggggcaggagcTGAGTCTTCTGGAAGCTGCCTCTAGAACTGTTCTGCCTCGTTGACTCTAatattaaaggttttttttggttttttttttttttaaatcccatctGTCACGGGCCTTTCAAACCACTTGCATCTTCCCCTCGAGCTGCTCCATCACTTCTGCGTGCCCTCCGTGTGCCTGAACCCCAGCACTTAGTCACATGCTTCTGAGAGCTGCTCCAGGCAGGAGCTGTACACGACTGTAGAGGGGTGGTTACAGGGTGGAGCAGTCCAGCAAGCCAGTGCTGCAGGCCTCCTTTCTTAACCTTTCCGAGGTGTGGACACCAGGGGAGACCCCACTGTCGTCCTCCTACCTGTCCACATCCAAGCTTGCTAAGAGGTTCCGGCTCCCTCCCTAGGGCAGCAGTGGGCAGACACTGGCCACAGAACGGGTTGGTTGATTACTTTAATAGCAAAGAGCTGAAAAATGTCAGGTCCCACAAAGGAGAACTTGACCCAAGGGCCGCGATACGTCTCAACCCCACAGGGGTGCGGGCTGGGCCAGGTAGGGCTGAAGGCAGTGGGAATGGGAGGGAGAGGCCAGGCCCACCTGAGAAGCCCTGCTAGGTAGGCATGGGCAGACCGGCGTGGGAGATGATGTGGCGGAAAAACCGGGTAGGCAAAGCCTGTTCAGGTCTTGTTGAGCGTCCAGA
This DNA window, taken from Neofelis nebulosa isolate mNeoNeb1 chromosome 4, mNeoNeb1.pri, whole genome shotgun sequence, encodes the following:
- the SCAP gene encoding sterol regulatory element-binding protein cleavage-activating protein, with the protein product MTLTERLREKISQAFYNHGLLCASYPIPIILFTGLCILACCCPLLKLPLPGTGPVEFTTPVKDYSPPPVASDHKPGEPSERPEWYVGAPVAYIQQIFVKSSVSPWHKNLLAVDVFRSPLSRAFQLVEEIRNHVLRDSSGTRGLEEVCLQVTDLLPGLRKLRNLLPEHGCLLLSPGNFWQNDRERFHADPDIIGTIHQHEPKTLQTSATLKDLLFGVPGKYSGVSLYTRKRMVSYTITLVFQRYHAKFLGSLRARLMLLHPSPNCTLRAESLVHVHFKEEIGIAELIPLVTTYIILFAYIYFSTRKIDMVKSKWGLALAAVVTVLSSLLMSVGLCTLFGLTPTLNGGEIFPYLVVVIGLENVLVLTKSVVSTPVDLEVKLRIAQGLSSESWSIMKNMATELGIILIGYFTLVPAIQEFCLFAVVGLVSDFFLQMLFFTTVLSIDIRRMELADLNKRLPSEACLPPAKPVGRPARFERQLAVRPSTPHTITLQPSSFRNLRLPKRLRVIYFLARTRLAQRLIMAGTVVWIGILVYTDPAGLRTYLAAQVTEQSPLGEGALTPMPVPSGVLPASHPDPAFSIFPADAPKLSENQTLLGEPPEPGGPAEGAQDSPVPEVTWGPEDEELWRKLSFRHWPTLFSYYNITLAKRYISLLPVIPVTLRLNPREALEGRHPQDGRSAWPPRRPGLGGPWEAGPRAPGTAQAHGDVTLYKVAALGLAAGMVLVLLLLCLYRVLCPRNYGQPGSGPGRRRRGELPCDDYGYAPPETEIVPLVLRGHLMDIECLASDGMLLVSCCLAGHVCVWDAQTGDCLTRIPRPGQRRDSGVGSAFEAQESWERLSDSGKGGPEEPGDSPPLRHRPRGPPPPALFGDQPDLTCLIDTNFSAQPRLLEPAQPEPRHRAGCSRARDGPGYDFSRLVQRVYQEDGLAPGPAPALRPPSPGPGLPLTPEEEGVCPPEKGSPSLAWAPSADGSIWSLELQGSLIVVGRSSGRLEVWDAIEGTLRCSSEEVSSGITALVFLDKRIVAARLNGSLDFFSLETGTALSPLQFRGRSSSPASPVYSSSDTVTCRLTHTVPCAHQKPITALKAAAGRLVTGSQDHTLRVFRLEDSCCLFTLQGHSGAITTVYIDQTMVLASGGQDGAICLWDVLTGSRVSHMFAHRGDVTSLTCTTSCVISSGLDDLISIWDRSTGIKLYSIQQDLGCGASLGVISDNLLVTGGQGCVSFWDLNYGDLLQTVYLGKNSEAQPTRQILVLDNAAIVCNFGSELSLVYVPSVLEKLD